In Lycium ferocissimum isolate CSIRO_LF1 chromosome 7, AGI_CSIRO_Lferr_CH_V1, whole genome shotgun sequence, the sequence ACTAAAAcggaaagagtgtcacataaattgggatggagggactATCTTACAAGGAAAGTTAGGAATGGAAGTCTTCTTACTTTTGGCATCAAAGTTaaacgtgattttgatatgtgcATTAAGAGTGTCattggcttatagcttaaagCTTGCAgcttatggaaaaaaataagttggggtagtatCTTTTTTTGGACATAGGAAAGTTAGGAATGGAGTTAAATGTccacttatttttttgagcattttaagcacaaaatgactttaaacgTGATTTTgattataagccaatccaaacgggctctaagatGTTCTAGTCTATTGTTAAAGGGCTTTACATGCTAGGTATCTTATATGGAAAGTTAGGAATGGAAGTCTCCTTACTTTTGGCATAAAAGTTaaacgtgattttgatatgtgcATTAAGATGTTCTAGTCTATTGTTAAAGGGCTTTACATGCTAAGTCTTCTCACGTCCTTGAGAACaaatggaaataaaataaaaaattaatgctAGCAAAAGAGTGAGAACGATAAAGAGGTAAACAATATAAGTAGATTGACCAAGTTTGCTAATATCTTGCAAGTTCACTTGCCTAAAGATGATCACAATAAGATGAAATACTTCACTTTATAATGGTTATTATTCTTGGGGTGGTTTGAAAGTATTAATTGTTAGATATATTAATTTAAAGATTCTGTTAATATACAACGCCATGTGTCTCTCCAGTTGGTCGCAAGTTGCAATGCTGCCTTGTGATCAAGGTATATCCAGTGTTATCAAAaacgaaaagcgcaaaaaatcTCTAAGGTCAGCTGgagctttaagcgcaaagcgcaaataaagcatgggctttaatgaaaaaaggcgcaatggtgcaaaaatacaaatatatatatgtgtgtgtgtgtgtgtgtgtttgttccaagactaataataataagcattaataataaatatatggacaaagaaattgttaaaacattacgataaagtgaaatataaaTTATCTAGCGTAAcctcttcaagagaggctcattggcaaggaaaagtatgtcttagagccttgatgatggcactgaagcgcacataaagaGAGGcaaagcgctcaacatgttttgagcctcgcttcagggcttaagcgctcTTTAAGcacgcctttgacaacactgggTATATCTAAATCACCAAAAattgtaaaattaatattttctttctaaTAATTAGTTGGTCGCAAGTCACAATACTGCATTGCAGTCAAGGTATATCTAAATCACcaaaaagtataaaattaatattttctttctactccctccgttccataataagtggttTCTTAggcttttcaatttttatcaaaataagtggtgctttaggatttcaaTAAAACTTTGGGTAGATTCTTCCAAGATTATCCTTATTTAAATAGTCAAGATTCATTAACTACCGAAAGGAGTAAAACttgattaggggtaagttagtaaaaacacttctaattttctaggagtgagcaatttcttaaggggtgtgcatgaGCCTAAAAaaccacttattatggaacggagggagtaataattagTATTGTAAAATTGAtttacaattttgaattatttatttcTGGTTGAGAAGGAAGAGGGTTGGAGCAATGGTAAAATTGTTCCCATGTTATTTGTAGGTAACGGGTTCTAGCCGTGGAATCAGTAGACTGCCTACATTGCACTCCCTTATAGTGCTGCCCTTCTCTGGACCCGATATGAACTCAGGATGCTTCGTGCACTAGGCTACCCTTTTTAATTTCTAGTTGAACCAAACTTGGCTTCATGAAATTTAGTATTACTTTTAAGAGATTGGAATCCAATTGAGCGGAATTGTTAACATGTGATTGTTGTAGTCGACTCCAACTTCGTTTGGAACTAAGGCATAGTTCATTAATTGGTTACTTGTTTGATATTACtaataaattatgatttgattaattAACTGTAGTTTATCAACATGCATAAGGAGATCTTTGGTTTAATCATAGTGCAACTATTATTCTagtcatttgcactttttaGATTAATGTGCATACAATATATTTATCCTTGGTCTTCGGTGAAATTCGGGATCCTTTAGTCTCATGTACTTGTTTCATCCAGCTTCGATTATTTTCATCCATAAGAGTATTTGCCACATCTTGCTTGCGCGTAATACTGGATAACTTTGTGTGGTGCAGTCATTACTCCGAGGAAGGTTTCTGCGAAATGATAGCTTGACCAATGATGAAAGAACTGCTTCAAATGCAGCAAGTGAACTTGGGTTACTGAGGCAAAGACATACTGTTTCTGATTTAAGGTAAAATGGACCTGAATGTGAAGTATTGTTCtctaaatttgtttttttcctcTTTGTGTATTTTGAGTTGTTCTCACTTGCTCGTGGTAGTATTACGTTAGTTAGCGCTCTTTTGTCAGCCAAAAGGCACGTTTTTTCACCTAATTGGTATCTGTCGAACATAACTTAGTCTAACCAACCGTCTTAGCTGACACATTAAATGGTTTTAAACAGGGAAGAAATTTTGTCCAGATTGGACGATAATGTGCGTGGTTCTACCAGTAATACACAGCCGTCCTCTGCAAAGGATGTCCCTCAACCATATCAATCAAATAGTGAACAAGAGGTAATAGATGAATGCTATGATCAATCTGAACTTATTAATGAAGCGAGAGAAATCAACGTGTCTCATGTGGTAACGGACTCAGCAAGCACTATCCATGAGCATGCGAATCATCAATATAACATTGACCAATTAGCTGAAAATTCAGAGCAAATTGGAGGAGATGAGGATCATGAGCAAGCCATGTCAAATTTGGAGTTTTCTAGTAGTTTACCTGAAAGTCGAAATAATGATGTACCACAAAGTGAGGCAAGTGATTCTCATGAGGTGGTAGATGGTTATTTTCGTGATTTGGATAGAAATATCTTTGAAGATTATGATTGGGAAGGTTCATCAGCTCAGGCAGAGGAGCTACAAGAAGATTATGATTCAGAGCCAGCAGAAGAGCCAGAGGAATTTGTCACGGAACACGAGGAAAGTGAGTCACAACATTTATATGCTGATCAGAATGAATGGGTGGATGATTCGCAGGAAGGTGCTCGTAATCAATCTTATCCAGAAAGTTCGGATGGTGGCATTGAAGAACAAAACCATGCACAAGAACCACGTGATGAGTGGCATGAAGAGGCAGCTGATGACTGGCTTGACACGCCTTCTGGTCAGGATGACGGGTCCATTGGAAGGGttgatacattttatataccGGATGATGACAATGTTTATAGCATTGAACTTCGAGAACTGCTAAGCAGGTAAGGACTTGTACCATTTTAGGCCTCTGCATTTTCTGTATGACATTGAAGTTCCACGTAATTAACAGTTTTTTTTCATGGTTTAGGAGACGCGTTTCTAATCTGCTTCGTAGCAGTTTCCGTGAGAGTCTAAACCAGCTAATACAATCTTATGTTGAGAGGCAAGGTCATGCTTCTTTTGACTGGGATATGGAGGGAACATCGTCGTACCCTTCGGACACAGAGCAGGAGCAGCAGCAGGAGAATATTAATCCAGATAGTCCTCAGATAAATATCGAGAGAAATCCCTTTGCTACAGCTATTCCACCTCAAGAAGCACCTTCTCAGCCACATTGGAATCGGGAACCTGAGCATCAGAATTTGCCTCGCCAAAATCCACGTCAGCGCATGGGAGAATCAGTAAGTCTCACCCATTTTTCATGATCTACTTGAAGTTCTACTTGGAGTTGATTAGCATAGTTCCTtagttgttgttggtgtgtCCAACATGTGCGGAAAAAATGATAATCAATATAAGAGAGAGTGAAAAagaatggtcccttatgtttgagggtaggttcGAAATAGTCCCTTATGTATGCACTTAACGGTTTTGGAAAGTTTGCCACAAGTTAATCCTTGTAGTCTCcgtcaaatatttaacaatttgTATTTATAAAATTTGATTGAAATGGTGGGAAAAGCGATTAACCATAAACACTAATAAAGTCCCATCAAAACCTAAAATATGCAACACAAAAAGTTGCAGAGACactaaaaagggaagaaaaattaattagaCCTCAAAAAGCTGCACTAGagtatagaaataaatcaaaaatagcAGAAATTACAAATATtgtacctctaaatgtgagttcccactaatttccttctttttcttcatacctcCCATCAAATCTAACAGGCATAGTTCGGTAAGTATTTGAtggagactaaaagtgttaacttttggcaaacttaaatgaccaaaactgttaagtgcatacttaagattttgaacctaccctcaaacACAAAGGACcatatttgtcattttcttaTCATTATAACTGAGGCACCTCTGGTAATTAGAGGTTCATGCTGAATCTGCAAGTTAGATATGTTCTTCCTTTCTTCCTTCTACTTTTGAGTATCTTGGTAAACATAGTAACTCTCAGTTCTCACTATGAGTATGTTTTTATTGAAGAAAACTCAATCTACTCACatccttttttcttgttttacgtGATCATATAGTTCTTACAATGAAATTCATACCTGTTCGATCTGTTGCAGGAGTGGGATATCATCAACGAACTGAAAATTGACATGGCTGTGCTTCAGCAGAGGATGAACGATATGCAAAGGATGCTTCAAACTTGCATGGAAATGCAAGTTGAGCTTCAGCGGTCTGTTCGCCAAGAAGTTTCTGCTGCCCTTAATCGATCTGCTGGTTCAACAGGTTTGGTTTCACACCTTACTTTGTTCATctaattgtcatcttatacaACTCATCCCTGACCCTGAATTCCCTTTTTCCGTTTATCAGATGTGGATGTTTGTGGGGACAGTCTGATGAACGATGAAGCAAAATGGGATAAAGTGAGAAAAGGAATATGTTGCTTATGTtgtaataacaatatcgattcGTTGTTGTACAGGTAAACTATGAAACATCCTTGTCCTTACTTTAATTATTGAGTGTGCACATGATACTTTTCTGAGCTGTCCTAGGTACAGCTTTCTTTACTGTTTGAAGTGAAAATATGAACCATCCTTGTCCTGTAATCTATTCCTCAAGGTGATGTTATGCTGTTTTCAGCAGTCTAGCGGACACGTTTTTCCTTGTTGATTTAATCCAAACCCCTTCATCAAAAAATTGCACTATATATACAAggtcaaactttttttttttccttgtatatatatagtagatgctGAATACCCTTaacttcttcgtatgtttacttccTTATATTTTGATTCTTCTCAGtgaaatcctggctccgccaatGCCTTCATCTATTCCTCAAGTTGACATTATGATGTTTTCACCGTTTAAGCGGACACATTGTTCCTATTTTATTTAGTCTGAAgaagaaataatctttttttcccttctctGGTGCAGGTGTGGCCACATGTGCACATGTTCAAAATGTGCAGAAAAACTGGTCCACGAGGAAGCAAAGTGTCCGATGTGCCTGGCACCAGTAGTTGAGGTGATCCGAGCTTTCTCTATACAATAAATGATTataaattagaagaaaatagTAGAAGATACATATCAGAGAGAGAAGATAGATATTGAAATAAAGTTTTATTTGGCACCTGCAGTCTTTGCTCCTTTAGTCTAGGTAATTCTCTCCTTCTCTGTTCATTTGCTCTGTgtgaaataatttattttgtgaTCCACACAACTGACATTGCTTGTGTGAAGCTCCTTTTTGTCTCACAAAAAGTTGACCAAAAAGTATAAATTTGGGTCTACTTTTTCCTGAGAGACAAAAAGATGCCTCACACAACTAGTCTCAGTTGTGTGAGGTGCATGATAAAGTTTTCGTGGTTCTTTATTTTTACCATTCATATATTCATCAACTGTACATTTGGATTTGCAGATTTACACGTCTGATTTATTGTCGAAAGCAGAATAAGCAGGTGAAACTTATCCTCTGTCCAAAATATCCGTATATCGTGTGTAGATAAATTGGTTGCCATGACATAGCTAACAGGAAAGTCACAGATTTTTGTGATGGCTTTTGTTATGTATTAATGAAGTTATTTTGAATATCCTTAAGCCTGTGAGAGAGTTGATCAACAAGTGTGTGGTTGACTTGAAAAAGCTTCGACTATCTCGGGATGCGGGCCCTTTTCCAGACCCTACGTGAACGCGATATGCTTTGTGCATCGAGCTACTCCTTTTTATTCTTCAAGTTGGGGCATGGATCTTGAAATCCTTCCATCatacaaaaatcattttgttccTTAATTTATGACCAAGTGAGATGATATAGAATCTTTTTGTTCATCCCTTTCCCAAGATGGGGAACTACTGATGTAAAGattaatatgtatatgtaattataCATTAACTCATTGCAATGAATGATAGGCCTTTATCTATTCTTTGCATTTCTTGGTGGGTTACTAAAATTGCCTTCTTATTATCACCATTGTTTCTTGTTTGTCAgctgaaaaaaaaatctattttatgtttcaatttgtttgcaTAATTTGACCTTGCACGAAATCTAGgaatttatatttcaaatttgtgatcttaaacatgcGTTAATATTCGTATGGctataagatttttaaaatttattttcgtAATTCTTTGGCATAATTCGACTTGGCaaaattcaagattttttttcaagatttttttcttaaaaaaagatTTGATCTTAAATACACCATTAACCTTTATGTGGATATAAAATGTCATAAATTTTATATAGCTATAGAAATAATCTCAATTATGTGGCACATGAACATAATAGAAATTTGattgaaaagaaatgtttacCCGTTGAGTTTATATGTAGACAATTTACTAATTATGTTAGGAAAGTTGTTAGAACTATTTTCAAGTCATTCGCCTACTTTCACAAGTCAAACTAATTGCTTGGTCTCCATATTGTGTAGGAAAGATAAAACTGAAAACTAATGATAGCTGTATTCAAATACAGTCTAAAGATAATATTTTCTTGAGGGATTTTAATTTAGAGATTATCAAGAAAAATGTTTGATAGGATATGCATGTAAGGTGAAACATACTTGAAACCTAACTACTGAATTATGGAGAATTAAAAAGGCTAAACTTAGTTAAATTAATGGGTTACcaaaagtaaaagtgaaaataaattgTCTTAATTCTTGAATTCAAGCTTATTAAGGATGATTATATACAACATCATCCTCTTAGAGCTATTATTAAAGATGTACGAATTTTCTGGCAAACAAAGGGCACAAACATGATATGAATTTGATAACTTGGAGAAATGCACTCGACAATGTGTAGTTTTTTCTCCTGATAGACATAAGTGATGCTGCTTTTGAAAGACAGACACCCTTTCAGTCCTTTTCAatgtaccaaaaataaaataaaatagaaactcCTCATTACATAGAAACTTTATCATGAAAGAAACGTGTTAATTCTTTTTCGAAGAAATTGCACCAAACATAAAGATCTAATAGGAACGTAACACCAAACCAATGAATATTTTGCATGGATTGCACGTCTGCTTACTTTATGACTCTTAGCAAAAAGAAAGATACATTATCAAATTGCAATTACTTTCAGTTGCTTCAAGGAATCGTCTTTCAGTCCTAATCAAGTGAATAATAAGCCTTTAAAGTAATTAAGCAAGCAAAAGGTATCAGTAAACCCAACTTTGGGGTTTCATTTTTGATGCCATACTTGCATAatcaggaaaagaaaaagaaaaaagtaaagtTCTTCaccattaaaaaagaaaaaagacgaAGAAAATATTCCTAATTTTGTCCAAGTGATGCATTAATGAATAGATTCTAGCTATAAGAATGTTTGTTTCCATGTTGACAACTGCAACTGGCACAAGGCATTTATAGCCGACTTGAAACCTGTTATTTAATTCATAGGTgaggtatataaatttttgtgaATATAACCGTTTTATATCAAATTTAGAGTAGACTTATGAAACTAAAATTATATTACCGAAATAGACTTGAGACACATACGATTTCAAAGTCAGACTCCAGGGagctttaaaaaatatttaaataatgtAAAGAAATGAATCTTGAACCTAACTCAATCCTAAAATTTAACTCATGAGAGGAGGATTGCTCAAGTCTATGTAAGGAGATTATGTACTCTTTGACCCACTGATGTGGACTCTTAACATTCTACTTCACGCCCGAGCTTGACATTTGGTGCGTTGGCTATTTTAATATGGAGGACTAACACCGAAAACAATGAATTGGACGGGCCTGACTTTGATATTCAtgtaaaaaaatagattttgagTCTAACTTAACCTCAAAAGCCAGCTCATGAAGGGAGAATTGCCCAAATCTATATAAAGAAAATCTTATATCCTTTAACCCACCCATGTGAGACTctttaacaaataaaatttgtttagCATATTTGTGCTTCTGCAAGcaa encodes:
- the LOC132065386 gene encoding uncharacterized protein LOC132065386, which translates into the protein MAVAGLHNISPFGSSLFIESQSSVSRQRGEHDRPRTRASSILQMWRELEGEPDGQRFINRNGGANDDQNHIELDNYFDDGRSVSSEQSSDLGEVERERVRQIIQEWMHTGAKSHSQSLDERGKVRIIRERVRTNNHPSGTSSPRDEVGSQFEQVRDGLLVDISRRGERKALRRLCGRQALVDLLMRSQREREMELQGLLECKPVSDFAYRNRIQSLLRGRFLRNDSLTNDERTASNAASELGLLRQRHTVSDLREEILSRLDDNVRGSTSNTQPSSAKDVPQPYQSNSEQEVIDECYDQSELINEAREINVSHVVTDSASTIHEHANHQYNIDQLAENSEQIGGDEDHEQAMSNLEFSSSLPESRNNDVPQSEASDSHEVVDGYFRDLDRNIFEDYDWEGSSAQAEELQEDYDSEPAEEPEEFVTEHEESESQHLYADQNEWVDDSQEGARNQSYPESSDGGIEEQNHAQEPRDEWHEEAADDWLDTPSGQDDGSIGRVDTFYIPDDDNVYSIELRELLSRRRVSNLLRSSFRESLNQLIQSYVERQGHASFDWDMEGTSSYPSDTEQEQQQENINPDSPQINIERNPFATAIPPQEAPSQPHWNREPEHQNLPRQNPRQRMGESEWDIINELKIDMAVLQQRMNDMQRMLQTCMEMQVELQRSVRQEVSAALNRSAGSTDVDVCGDSLMNDEAKWDKVRKGICCLCCNNNIDSLLYRCGHMCTCSKCAEKLVHEEAKCPMCLAPVVEVIRAFSIQ